A part of Flavobacteriaceae bacterium GSB9 genomic DNA contains:
- a CDS encoding methylmalonyl-CoA mutase family protein, giving the protein MKQISPYKPKHHVRMVTAASLFDGHDASINIMRRIIQSTGVEVIHLGHDRSVEEVVNTAIQEDVQAICLTSYQGGHNEYFKYMFDLLKEKGAGHIKVFGGGGGVILPSEIKDLMAYGITRIYSPDDGRKMGLQGMINDLVEESDNPIPAFQKPENIAEDLKHKEVSTIGRLISLAENRPEEFEELFSGINQDFEASKTKKGAVVLGITGTGGAGKSSLVDELVRRFLNDFPEKTVGIISVDPSKRKTGGALLGDRIRMNAINNPRVYMRSLATRQSNLALSKHVNEAVAILRAAAFDLIILETSGIGQSDTEIIEHSDVSLYVMTPEFGAATQLEKIDMLDFADLVAINKFDKKGAQDALRDVKKQYMRNHGLWETSLDDLPIFGTIASQFNDPGMNVLYQAVMNKLSKKGNADFKSTFTASNEISEKIYVIPPSRVRYLSEIAESNRDYDMISSKQSEIAQSLYAIYKTICSVSNVVASETQQSFLNKNGLDSDKILKHAQNENDKEFLTSLLKEFDRVKFNLSTSHWETILNWNDKVASYKKPTYTFEVRGKAIKIETHTESLSHTQIPKVVFPKYKAWGDILKWCLQENVPGEFPYTAGLYPFKRTGEDPTRMFAGEGGPERTNRRFHYVSAELPAKRLSTAFDSVTLYGNDPDFRPDIYGKIGNAGVSICCLDDAKKLYSGFNLADKMTSVSMTINGPAPMLLGFFMNAAIDQQCEIYIKENGLEKEVESKISKIYEAKERPKYNGPLPDENDGLGLMLLGVTGDQVLPPEVYKDIKAKTIAQVRGTVQADILKEDQAQNTCIFSTEFALRLMGDVQEYFIENNIRNFYSVSISGYHIAEAGANPITQLALTLSNGFTYVEYYLSRGMDINKFGPNLSFFFSNGIDPEYAVIGRVARKIWSKAMKYKYGANPRAQMLKYHIQTSGRSLHAQEIDFNDIRTTLQALYAIYDNCNSLHTNAYDEAITTPTEESVRRAMAIQLIINKELGLAKNENPIQGAFIIEELTDLVEEAVLLEFDRITERGGVLGAMETMYQRSKIQEESLHYETLKHSGKYPIIGVNTFLSSKGSPTVLPMEVIRATEEEKQLQIQTLKNLHKNHDTDMLLKQLQQKAINNENIFESLMEVCKVCSLGQITHALFEVGGQYRRNM; this is encoded by the coding sequence ATGAAACAAATCTCTCCATATAAACCAAAACACCATGTACGCATGGTCACAGCCGCTTCACTCTTTGATGGGCACGATGCTTCCATAAATATTATGCGCCGTATCATTCAAAGTACTGGGGTTGAAGTTATTCATTTAGGGCACGACCGAAGTGTTGAAGAGGTGGTAAATACTGCTATTCAAGAAGATGTGCAAGCCATTTGCTTAACCTCATATCAAGGTGGACACAATGAATATTTTAAGTATATGTTCGACCTATTGAAAGAAAAAGGAGCGGGACATATTAAGGTTTTTGGTGGTGGCGGCGGTGTCATTTTACCTTCTGAAATTAAGGATTTGATGGCTTACGGCATCACGCGTATTTATTCTCCTGACGACGGACGCAAAATGGGATTGCAGGGTATGATAAATGATTTGGTTGAGGAATCTGATAATCCAATTCCAGCATTTCAAAAACCAGAAAATATTGCTGAAGACTTAAAGCATAAAGAGGTTAGTACTATTGGCAGATTAATTTCACTTGCTGAAAACAGACCCGAAGAATTCGAGGAACTATTTTCAGGAATAAATCAAGATTTTGAAGCTTCTAAAACAAAAAAAGGAGCTGTTGTGTTGGGGATAACTGGTACTGGTGGTGCTGGAAAATCTAGTTTGGTAGATGAATTGGTAAGGCGCTTTCTAAACGATTTTCCTGAAAAAACAGTCGGTATTATTTCGGTAGATCCTTCAAAAAGAAAAACAGGTGGCGCTTTGTTAGGAGACCGCATTCGTATGAATGCCATAAACAATCCGCGTGTGTATATGCGCAGTTTGGCAACCAGACAGTCTAATTTAGCACTGTCTAAACATGTAAACGAAGCAGTAGCCATTTTAAGGGCAGCAGCATTCGACTTGATTATTTTAGAAACCTCTGGTATTGGGCAGTCCGATACCGAAATTATAGAACATTCCGATGTTTCGCTTTATGTGATGACACCAGAGTTTGGAGCAGCAACACAGCTCGAAAAAATTGATATGTTGGATTTTGCAGATCTTGTGGCCATCAATAAATTTGATAAAAAAGGAGCACAGGATGCTTTGCGCGACGTAAAAAAACAGTACATGCGAAACCATGGGCTTTGGGAGACCTCGCTAGACGATTTGCCAATCTTTGGGACTATCGCTTCGCAGTTTAATGATCCTGGAATGAATGTACTTTATCAGGCTGTAATGAATAAGTTGAGTAAAAAAGGTAATGCCGATTTTAAATCAACGTTTACCGCCTCAAACGAGATTAGCGAAAAGATTTATGTTATTCCGCCTTCAAGGGTGCGTTATTTGTCAGAGATAGCCGAAAGTAACAGGGATTATGATATGATATCCTCAAAACAATCCGAAATAGCTCAAAGTTTGTACGCCATTTATAAAACGATATGTTCTGTTAGCAATGTTGTGGCGAGTGAAACACAACAATCATTCCTTAATAAAAATGGATTGGATTCTGATAAAATTCTAAAACATGCCCAAAATGAAAACGACAAAGAATTTTTAACGTCATTGTTAAAAGAATTTGACAGGGTAAAGTTTAATTTAAGCACGAGCCATTGGGAAACTATTTTAAACTGGAACGATAAGGTAGCATCTTATAAAAAGCCTACTTATACCTTTGAAGTTAGAGGAAAAGCCATAAAAATAGAAACGCATACTGAGTCGCTATCCCATACACAAATTCCAAAAGTTGTTTTTCCAAAATATAAAGCATGGGGCGATATTTTAAAGTGGTGTTTACAGGAAAATGTGCCTGGTGAATTTCCGTATACGGCTGGTTTATATCCCTTTAAGCGAACAGGTGAAGACCCTACAAGAATGTTTGCAGGAGAGGGCGGTCCAGAACGTACTAATAGGCGATTTCATTATGTTAGTGCCGAATTGCCGGCTAAGCGTTTATCAACAGCATTTGATAGTGTCACGCTCTATGGCAATGACCCCGATTTTCGTCCCGATATATATGGTAAAATAGGTAATGCCGGTGTGTCTATTTGTTGTTTGGATGATGCAAAAAAACTGTACTCCGGATTTAATTTGGCCGATAAAATGACCTCGGTAAGTATGACCATTAACGGCCCAGCCCCTATGTTATTGGGCTTTTTTATGAATGCGGCCATAGATCAGCAATGCGAGATTTACATTAAAGAGAACGGACTTGAAAAAGAGGTTGAATCGAAAATATCAAAAATTTATGAAGCTAAGGAACGTCCCAAATATAATGGCCCGCTCCCAGATGAAAACGATGGCTTAGGACTTATGCTTCTTGGTGTTACGGGAGACCAAGTGTTGCCACCAGAAGTTTATAAAGATATTAAAGCTAAAACAATAGCCCAAGTACGAGGTACAGTTCAGGCAGATATTTTAAAAGAAGACCAAGCGCAAAACACCTGTATATTTTCAACCGAATTTGCCTTGCGTTTAATGGGCGACGTTCAGGAATATTTTATCGAGAATAATATCCGAAACTTTTATTCGGTTTCTATTTCAGGTTACCACATTGCCGAGGCAGGCGCCAATCCTATTACGCAGTTGGCGCTAACCTTATCTAATGGCTTTACTTACGTAGAGTACTATTTAAGCCGAGGCATGGATATCAATAAATTTGGCCCCAATTTGTCGTTCTTTTTTTCCAACGGTATCGACCCAGAATATGCCGTTATTGGTCGTGTAGCCCGTAAAATTTGGTCGAAAGCCATGAAATACAAATATGGAGCAAATCCACGGGCACAAATGTTAAAGTATCATATCCAAACATCGGGAAGGAGCTTGCATGCCCAAGAAATCGATTTTAATGATATCCGAACCACACTTCAGGCACTATATGCCATTTACGATAATTGCAATTCGTTACATACCAATGCTTACGACGAAGCCATAACCACACCAACCGAAGAAAGTGTACGGCGTGCTATGGCCATTCAGTTGATTATCAATAAAGAGTTGGGCTTAGCTAAAAACGAAAATCCCATTCAGGGGGCCTTTATAATTGAAGAATTAACCGATTTGGTTGAGGAAGCCGTTTTGTTGGAATTTGATAGAATTACCGAACGTGGTGGCGTTTTGGGTGCCATGGAAACCATGTACCAACGCAGTAAAATCCAGGAAGAAAGTTTGCATTACGAAACCTTAAAACACAGTGGCAAATATCCCATTATTGGTGTTAACACCTTTTTGAGTAGTAAGGGCTCGCCAACCGTATTGCCTATGGAAGTAATACGTGCCACTGAGGAAGAAAAGCAACTTCAAATACAAACACTCAAAAACCTTCATAAAAACCACGATACAGATATGCTTTTGAAACAGCTTCAACAAAAAGCTATCAATAATGAAAATATTTTTGAGTCGCTTATGGAAGTCTGTAAGGTTTGTTCTTTAGGCCAAATTACCCATGCGTTGTTTGAGGTTGGGGGACAATATCGTAGGAATATGTAA
- a CDS encoding Lrp/AsnC family transcriptional regulator yields MEIDSINSKILRCLQQDARMSNAEIGRQVGISSPAVSERIKKMEDLGVIEAYKAIVSPYEMGYQLKAIITLRAFMGKLKPFLEKVKTYDEVINCYRITGDENIVMEVVLKNNKHLESFIDQLITYGESKTQIVLSRVVKQKAVIPIK; encoded by the coding sequence ATGGAGATAGATTCGATTAATAGCAAAATTTTAAGGTGTTTGCAACAAGATGCGCGCATGAGCAATGCAGAAATTGGCCGCCAAGTGGGAATTAGTTCACCTGCTGTTTCTGAGCGTATAAAAAAAATGGAAGATTTAGGCGTTATTGAAGCTTATAAGGCTATTGTGTCTCCTTACGAAATGGGCTATCAATTAAAAGCAATTATAACGTTGAGGGCATTTATGGGGAAGCTGAAGCCTTTTTTGGAAAAAGTGAAAACCTATGATGAGGTTATTAACTGTTACCGTATTACAGGTGACGAAAATATAGTGATGGAAGTGGTTTTAAAAAATAATAAGCACCTCGAATCTTTTATTGATCAGTTGATAACCTATGGTGAGTCGAAAACCCAAATTGTGCTATCACGAGTAGTAAAACAAAAAGCGGTTATTCCCATAAAATAG
- a CDS encoding VOC family protein, which translates to MNLNQVTIPSTNLEKSVAFYTTLGLRLIVDSIPRYARFECPDGTTTLSLHHVEKLPKGPGITIYFEDEHLDEWFKILQQKGLVFSLPPTNQPWLWCEAHLQDPDGHQIILYQAGKNRKNPPWRIN; encoded by the coding sequence GTGAATTTAAACCAAGTTACCATACCATCAACTAACCTTGAAAAGTCGGTTGCTTTTTACACCACTTTGGGTTTACGGCTAATTGTAGATTCCATTCCTCGTTATGCACGGTTTGAATGCCCTGATGGCACTACCACATTATCGTTACACCACGTTGAAAAATTGCCCAAAGGACCAGGCATTACTATTTATTTTGAGGATGAGCATTTAGATGAGTGGTTTAAAATACTTCAACAAAAAGGTCTTGTTTTTAGCCTACCACCAACAAACCAACCTTGGTTATGGTGCGAAGCCCATTTACAGGACCCCGACGGGCATCAAATTATTCTGTACCAAGCTGGTAAAAACCGAAAAAATCCGCCCTGGCGAATTAACTAA
- a CDS encoding YpdA family putative bacillithiol disulfide reductase, producing the protein MEGLEEKKEVIIIGGGPIGIACALECKKRGWDYLIIEKGALTNSLFNYPKNMTFFSTSEKLEIDEIPFISNNPKPNRDEALEYYRRVTTSNQLNIHLYENVVSVEKQAKHFKVITSKSSYFANHVIICTGFYDIPKLLNVRGEHRSKVTHYYKEAHNYSMQDVVVVGASNSAVDAALEIWRKGGRVTMVVRGESIGERVKYWVRPDIINRIEEGSITAYFNSEITEIEEEEVIIKTPDGTVIIPNDYVVALTGYLPNFDLLSDSGITVSNDGKRIPTYNSETMETNIEGLYLAGVICGGKETHKWFIENSRIHAKLIAKHIEKKKNG; encoded by the coding sequence ATGGAAGGATTGGAAGAAAAAAAAGAAGTGATTATTATTGGTGGCGGGCCTATTGGAATTGCCTGCGCCTTGGAATGTAAAAAGCGAGGTTGGGATTATTTAATAATTGAAAAAGGGGCCCTTACCAATTCGTTGTTCAATTACCCCAAAAATATGACCTTCTTTTCAACTTCAGAAAAACTTGAAATTGATGAGATTCCATTTATAAGCAACAACCCAAAACCCAACAGAGACGAGGCTTTGGAATATTACAGGCGGGTTACAACATCCAACCAATTAAACATTCATTTATATGAAAATGTGGTATCGGTTGAAAAACAAGCCAAACATTTTAAAGTAATCACAAGCAAATCGAGTTATTTCGCCAATCATGTTATTATTTGTACTGGCTTTTATGATATCCCTAAGCTGTTAAATGTACGTGGTGAACACCGAAGCAAAGTCACGCACTATTACAAAGAAGCCCATAACTACAGTATGCAAGATGTGGTTGTGGTTGGCGCTAGTAATTCGGCTGTTGATGCGGCTCTAGAAATATGGCGAAAAGGTGGACGTGTAACCATGGTAGTCCGTGGTGAAAGCATTGGAGAGCGCGTTAAATATTGGGTGCGGCCAGATATTATAAACCGTATAGAGGAAGGTAGTATAACCGCTTATTTTAATTCTGAAATTACTGAAATTGAAGAGGAAGAAGTTATTATAAAAACGCCCGATGGAACCGTTATAATTCCAAACGACTATGTTGTTGCGCTAACGGGGTACTTACCTAATTTCGACTTGCTGTCCGATAGTGGCATCACCGTTTCAAATGACGGAAAACGCATACCGACCTATAACAGTGAAACCATGGAAACCAATATTGAAGGTTTGTATTTGGCAGGTGTTATTTGCGGTGGAAAGGAAACACATAAATGGTTTATTGAAAACTCGAGAATTCATGCGAAATTAATAGCAAAACACATTGAAAAAAAGAAAAACGGGTGA
- a CDS encoding MFS transporter yields MKTLFNNYLNTFNGLSREVWWLALITLINRAGTMVVPFLSLYLNESLGFTFSQIGWIMTAFGLGSVIGSWLGGRLTDKIGFYKVMVFSLLSTGVLFIVLQFLKTYAAFCFGILLVMFVADMFRPAMFVALSAYSKPENKTRSVTLIRLAINLGFSAGPAIGGLIITALSYNGLFWVDGITCILAVWVLITVLNPKTTNVLDDVNIENPKSAYKDKAFLIFLVAMVMFGVVFLQYFSTMPLYYKEAHFLTELEIGILLGANGFFIFVFEMPLIKWLENSRFTKTGLMIFGAILTGASFIILNLTDWKGVLILGMLLMTFGEMVTFPFSNAFALDRAKKGNQGEYMALYSIAFSIAHIFGHNAGMRMADYMGFDNTWAIITLLATFCVFLLFVLRQYLNAKKAKRLKSALEY; encoded by the coding sequence ATGAAAACTTTATTCAACAATTACCTGAACACGTTTAACGGACTTTCCCGCGAAGTTTGGTGGTTAGCTTTAATTACGCTAATTAACCGAGCTGGCACGATGGTAGTTCCGTTTTTATCGCTTTACCTAAACGAAAGTTTAGGGTTTACGTTCAGCCAAATTGGTTGGATTATGACCGCTTTTGGGTTGGGATCAGTAATTGGTTCTTGGTTAGGCGGCCGGTTGACCGATAAAATTGGTTTTTATAAAGTTATGGTTTTTAGTTTACTAAGTACCGGTGTATTGTTTATTGTCCTTCAGTTTTTAAAAACTTATGCAGCCTTTTGTTTTGGTATTCTTTTGGTAATGTTTGTGGCCGATATGTTCCGGCCAGCCATGTTTGTAGCCCTTAGTGCGTACAGCAAACCTGAGAATAAAACACGCTCTGTCACCCTTATTCGATTGGCTATAAATTTAGGATTCTCAGCAGGACCAGCTATCGGCGGACTCATTATTACCGCCCTTAGCTATAATGGGCTATTTTGGGTAGATGGCATTACCTGTATATTGGCCGTTTGGGTACTCATTACCGTGTTAAACCCAAAAACAACCAACGTATTAGACGATGTTAACATTGAAAACCCAAAATCGGCTTATAAAGACAAAGCTTTTTTAATTTTCTTGGTGGCTATGGTGATGTTTGGCGTGGTATTTTTACAATATTTTTCAACCATGCCGCTTTACTACAAAGAAGCTCATTTTTTAACCGAACTGGAAATAGGAATTCTGTTGGGTGCCAATGGCTTTTTTATTTTTGTTTTTGAAATGCCGCTTATAAAATGGTTGGAAAATTCACGTTTTACAAAAACCGGACTCATGATTTTTGGTGCCATTTTAACTGGAGCGAGCTTTATTATTTTAAACCTTACCGATTGGAAAGGCGTTTTAATATTGGGCATGTTACTCATGACGTTTGGGGAAATGGTAACTTTCCCTTTTTCGAATGCTTTTGCCCTCGATAGGGCAAAAAAAGGCAATCAAGGCGAATATATGGCACTGTACTCGATAGCGTTTTCTATCGCTCATATTTTTGGGCACAACGCAGGCATGCGCATGGCTGATTATATGGGGTTTGATAACACGTGGGCCATCATTACACTTTTGGCGACGTTTTGTGTATTTTTGCTGTTCGTTTTAAGGCAGTATTTAAATGCGAAAAAAGCCAAAAGGTTAAAATCTGCACTTGAATATTAA
- a CDS encoding DUF1684 domain-containing protein, with protein MKKLITLICVLICLTGCAQKKRLVKGETAYQKEQNAKFKDASTSPLKKKDLKHFEGLDFFKPDSAYVVKATFKRTPNQKEFKMKTTTDRLPIYVKYGELSFTLKGESFTLNVYQNQDLIKEESYEDYLFLPFLDETNGLESYGGGRYLDASIPEGDTLILDFNKAYNPYCAYNDKYSCPLVPRENYLKTRIEAGVKAFNKG; from the coding sequence ATGAAGAAACTAATCACCCTTATATGTGTTCTAATTTGTTTAACGGGTTGTGCCCAAAAAAAACGCTTGGTTAAAGGCGAAACGGCCTATCAAAAAGAGCAGAATGCTAAGTTTAAAGATGCTTCAACTTCGCCATTAAAAAAGAAAGATTTAAAGCATTTTGAAGGTTTGGATTTTTTTAAGCCCGATTCGGCCTATGTAGTAAAAGCTACCTTCAAAAGAACACCTAACCAAAAGGAATTTAAAATGAAAACCACAACCGATAGGTTGCCCATCTATGTAAAATATGGTGAGTTGTCTTTTACTTTAAAAGGTGAGTCGTTTACCTTAAATGTTTATCAAAATCAAGATTTGATTAAAGAAGAAAGTTATGAAGATTACCTGTTTTTGCCTTTTTTGGACGAAACCAACGGGTTGGAAAGCTATGGAGGTGGACGCTATTTGGATGCGAGTATTCCTGAAGGCGATACCTTGATTTTAGATTTTAACAAAGCTTATAACCCCTATTGTGCCTATAACGATAAATATTCTTGTCCGTTAGTGCCTCGCGAAAATTATTTAAAAACTAGAATAGAAGCAGGAGTGAAGGCTTTCAACAAAGGGTGA
- a CDS encoding carboxypeptidase regulatory-like domain-containing protein, producing MIKKHYKFLLFILLGITIFTCEKNEPESFGNIQGIITSNGLKVSGASIILGAIDQTTSDSKGQYSFEEIKANTYQIKISKGGYAPTIEKITILGEQNQVKNFEIIKISDPVIFTGTITDITQTSATLNANINFLGTGYPGTIEHGHCWSKTPNPTVNNSKTELGTPNSIGEYQSKITGLEAKTQYYVRAYIKIGSIIFYGNEIEFKAKAYPPEIIDFNPKFGPIRTIVEISGNQFSEIISENIVKFGDFTAEIESATENLLVVKVPYVDNAQKVNISVTIEDNTNTSQDLFDIWFPWAQKNSQSSKTFNAASFVSNGYGYVIGSNSKFMLKYNPVYDSWENNLSLPEDSGKKPFAFTSESKVFILLANGFWEYNTETNNWTQRTNFPGRLQTDRRYNFNFSIDGKFYIGNCYNTYDFWEYNIIQDSWNKKADFIGNFDTSNPVWGNYTFSLDKKGFLGVSQTAFGINTLWEYNPTQDSWITKTPIPSNAYNLYASFIINNEAYVGLGRNFEWGDGYVSNKLWKYNISNDTWIELQNSPINMAVYTSFGINKKGYILPAYTKFNNILNDVWEFDPYRN from the coding sequence ATGATAAAAAAACACTACAAGTTCCTACTATTTATTTTATTAGGAATTACAATTTTCACTTGCGAGAAGAATGAACCAGAATCATTTGGAAATATTCAAGGTATTATTACTTCAAATGGTTTAAAAGTTAGTGGGGCTTCAATAATATTAGGCGCAATAGACCAGACAACAAGTGATTCTAAAGGCCAATATAGTTTTGAAGAAATAAAAGCTAATACCTATCAAATAAAAATATCAAAAGGAGGATATGCTCCCACAATTGAGAAAATAACTATACTGGGTGAACAGAATCAAGTTAAGAATTTCGAAATTATTAAAATTAGTGACCCAGTAATTTTCACAGGAACTATAACTGACATAACACAAACCTCGGCCACATTAAATGCAAATATTAATTTTTTAGGAACAGGTTATCCTGGAACAATTGAGCATGGACACTGCTGGTCTAAAACCCCTAATCCTACTGTAAATAACTCTAAAACAGAATTAGGAACACCAAATTCAATTGGTGAATATCAAAGTAAGATTACTGGGCTTGAAGCTAAAACACAATATTATGTTCGCGCTTACATTAAAATAGGTTCAATTATATTTTATGGCAATGAAATTGAATTTAAAGCAAAAGCTTACCCACCAGAAATAATCGATTTTAATCCTAAATTTGGTCCTATTAGAACAATTGTGGAAATTAGTGGAAATCAATTTTCGGAAATAATTTCAGAAAATATTGTAAAATTTGGCGATTTTACAGCAGAAATTGAATCTGCCACTGAAAACTTATTAGTTGTAAAAGTACCTTATGTTGATAATGCCCAAAAAGTAAATATTTCGGTTACGATTGAAGACAACACAAATACTTCACAAGATCTTTTTGATATATGGTTCCCTTGGGCACAAAAAAATAGTCAAAGTTCTAAAACATTTAATGCAGCTTCTTTTGTAAGTAATGGTTATGGCTACGTTATTGGGTCAAACAGCAAATTTATGCTGAAATATAATCCTGTATATGATTCATGGGAAAACAATCTGAGCTTACCAGAAGATTCGGGAAAAAAACCTTTTGCTTTTACATCTGAATCAAAAGTGTTTATTCTATTGGCCAATGGATTTTGGGAATACAATACAGAAACCAATAACTGGACGCAAAGAACTAATTTTCCCGGCAGATTGCAAACAGACAGAAGGTATAATTTCAATTTTAGCATAGATGGTAAATTTTATATTGGTAATTGTTACAATACCTATGACTTCTGGGAATATAATATAATTCAAGATTCTTGGAATAAAAAAGCTGATTTTATTGGAAATTTTGATACAAGTAATCCTGTATGGGGAAATTATACTTTTTCCCTTGATAAAAAAGGTTTTTTGGGAGTAAGTCAAACAGCATTTGGAATTAATACTCTTTGGGAATATAATCCCACTCAAGATTCATGGATAACTAAAACTCCAATACCTTCAAATGCATATAACTTGTACGCCAGTTTTATAATTAACAATGAAGCATATGTTGGGTTAGGAAGAAATTTTGAATGGGGTGATGGCTACGTATCAAACAAATTATGGAAATACAATATTAGCAATGACACATGGATTGAACTCCAAAACTCTCCAATTAATATGGCTGTTTATACTAGTTTTGGTATAAACAAAAAAGGTTATATTTTACCTGCTTACACAAAGTTTAATAACATCCTGAATGATGTTTGGGAATTTGATCCTTATAGAAATTAA